GCAGGATCGCGTGCATCGCGGGGTGGTTCATCGGGTTGCTCGCGTGGTGGCCGGCGCGGCGGCGCCACCGTTCGGGGCCAGTGGCATCAGGCCGCGCAGCGCGCGGTCGGCGTTGCCGTCGTAAACCTTCCGCAGCACGTCGTCGGGCAGGTAGGCGCCGTAGATGCGCCACTCGCCTTCCGTGGGGAACGGGTTGTCGTAGTAGTCGAAGTACTCGTCGTCGGTCTCGAGGTACCGATAGTAGATCCGCTCGCGCGGCTGATCCGGGCGGCCAGGAAAGCGATCGGTCCCGAACAGCACGCGGTCCTGAAACTCGATGAGGAACTTACGTCCGGCGTACGGTTGACGGCCAAGCTCGGGCACGCGGCCGGATATGTCGACGTACAGGTTCGGGCATTGCCGCAACCACGTCGACAGCTTCGCCAAATCCTCGCCGCTGTTGGCCAGATGGGCGCTGATGAAGACCGTTCGCGGGTGCCGCTGGATCACACGGAGGTGCTGCGCCAGCACCTCTTCGTAGCTGGGGAACTCCGGGCCGTCGAAGCTCCAGCCCGGGTGGCGGCGCAGCTGCATCCACCGTTCGTTGCGCCGGTCGACCGGCCGAAAGAACGCCGCCGGGTCGCTCGAGTGGATCAACACGGGCATGCCCAGCCGACCGCAGGTGTCCCAGATCGGATCGAGCCGCGGATCGTCCACCGGAATGGTCTTGCCAGCGTTGTCCTTCGTGGTCAGCCCCAGCCCTTTAAAGATCTTCAGCCCCGCGACGCCCTTGCGGTGTGCATCCTCCAGAAAGCGCACCGTGTCGGCTGAGAAGCGCGGATCGTCAATCTGGTCGAAGTCGACATTGCAGAAGATCAGCAGGCGGTCCGGCGCGACGGCGTGGAACTTGGCCAGCATTTGGTCGAGCCCATCACCCCAGCCACCGCTCAGGTTCACCGCCCGCCGCAGGCCGAGGTCGTCCATCGCGCGGAGCATGCGCGCCGGGTCCTGCTTGAGCGTCCAATGACAGTGGATGTCCGTCACCGGAAACTTTGGCCGGTCGACGCGGGTTGTCTTCGTCACGAGTCCAGCGTCCGGCCGGTAGTCGCTTAGCAGTTCATCCCCCACATAAACCGCGATGCCGGC
The Tepidisphaeraceae bacterium DNA segment above includes these coding regions:
- a CDS encoding amidohydrolase family protein, with amino-acid sequence MNCSNFAHCWPRTAFVQLLPSIVLLIATVGCAARTDPTAGPNVLQPAVTTPEARTATQPTAAAALRAGIAVYVGDELLSDYRPDAGLVTKTTRVDRPKFPVTDIHCHWTLKQDPARMLRAMDDLGLRRAVNLSGGWGDGLDQMLAKFHAVAPDRLLIFCNVDFDQIDDPRFSADTVRFLEDAHRKGVAGLKIFKGLGLTTKDNAGKTIPVDDPRLDPIWDTCGRLGMPVLIHSSDPAAFFRPVDRRNERWMQLRRHPGWSFDGPEFPSYEEVLAQHLRVIQRHPRTVFISAHLANSGEDLAKLSTWLRQCPNLYVDISGRVPELGRQPYAGRKFLIEFQDRVLFGTDRFPGRPDQPRERIYYRYLETDDEYFDYYDNPFPTEGEWRIYGAYLPDDVLRKVYDGNADRALRGLMPLAPNGGAAAPATTRATR